Genomic segment of Pelmatolapia mariae isolate MD_Pm_ZW linkage group LG6, Pm_UMD_F_2, whole genome shotgun sequence:
CTTTGTTATTGTGttgtttattttaacaaaacTTGTCTTTAAGGtcttttttgtatgtttgccATAGGTTCATCAATGTTTTCTCTTTCACTGTTGAGTGCTGAAGCAATATAGTAGCAGcatacatttgtgtgtgtgtgtccgtgtttgtgtgtgggcgtgtgtgtgtctgtgtctgtatcCGTGTGTGTCCATGTCCTTGccggtgtgtctgtgtgtccgtgtgtgtgtgtgtgagtgcgagtgtgtcagcgtgtgtgtgtgcatgcatgcatgtctgTGCTCTAAATTTTTAATCAGACAACAGCGAACCCTCTGAgcaaataactaataattaattttgatataaaaactttatgtaactattataattataattacaaTTATAAAGACGTTTCATCTTTTAGATTTGCATACATTGTTTTATTCACCTTATCTacctgtctccctctgtgtggcTAGTTGCTGCAATGAGATagtggctgtttgtttgaggacaaaagaaaaaaaaatactctggCCCAATTACAATAGTAGTTTCCTTTATGTGTGAGGGACACTCAGCAGCTACTGGATAAGTTTGAACTTGCTAATACCAGGTTGAAATTTTGCCTTCTGAATGGACAAAGTGTTGGAAACATTCAAAGTTTTTCACTTATACTGACACAATAGCACAGTTGCTGTACATTTCTTGGCTGCGcttccatgatgtgaatctcccttTCCACCACTTCCCAAAGATGCTCTGCTAGGTTGAACTCTGATGACTGTGGAGgacatttgagtacagtgtatgcactgtcatgttcaagaaaccagtgcGTGATGATTTCATGGCGTGTTATACTGCTTGAAGCACTCATCAGAAAATGGGTACACtatggtcataaagggatggatatGGTCAGGAACAATACTCAGACAGGCtgcctggtgtggtcttctgctgctatagCCCATATGTTTCATGGTTTAATGACTTCTGTGCTCAGAGACATTCTGGTCataagtggttatttgagttactgttgccttcctaatAGCCTGAAGCTCCTCTCCACCCAGAGAACAGCAGCTCACTGgattctttctctttttcagaccattttctgtaaatgcTAGAGATGCACACCAACGAtcatgccatgttcaaagtgACATAAATcccctttcttccccattctgatccTCAGTTAGAACAACAGCAGGTTGTTTTAATCATGTCTAATTGCTTAAATACTTTCTGCTGCGGCACTGTGATTGACTGAAAAGATACTTATGGTAATGAGCAAATGAATAGGAGTACCTAATAAAATGGCTGGTGATGGTATAACAGCACAATGTCTCACATTTTATAAGGATGGAACAAACATAAGTAGTCATTGTAATCATCAATGAAGTCATTGTAGTACATGGAATGAAATACAGAAATGCAGATAAAAAGGATCCTAGTTTTCATCTTATACCCTTTTAGACATCCAGCAGATGTTCAGCACTTCAGGGTGATGCGTGACAGCAGAGGGCAGTACTACCTGTGGTCAGAAAAGTTTCCCTCACTCAATCAGCTGGTGGaatactataaaaaaaaatccatctccAAACAGAGTCTACTATTGCTGaaagagacacaaaaagaggtAAGGGCTAAAGATTGAAACCTGCCTGGAAATGTACACAGTCATTAGTGCTGTCACCATCTGGTGCTGTCAGTGGATTTAACAGGAGTCACAGAATGACAAGGCAGCCATAAAGGAAACGCTAATGTGACTTGTTTATGCCCCAACAGGAAAGAGGAGACTCAAATAAGCTTCTACCTCCTCTTCCTATTTTTTCACCTTCTGATCGCGCGCCTTCTCCAGCACCACGACAGGTACACAACTCTGTGCGTATGTCTGTGGTTACACTGATGACTGTGGATCTGTGAAATGTGTGTAAGATACAGTGTATCCCTGTCCATATAGACTGTGTGACTGTACAGTTTCAGTTTCAGGCGTGCATGCATAACCTTTAGTCAGAGCAGTTAAGTCTTTGACCTTTGATCTGCTGTACACTTTTATGTAAATGCCAACTTCTAAGGAGCCTAGAATAACAATTATAATAAGCCCCAGTGggcatttttaaattacatttttgccCAAATTCAGACATATCTGTCTCTTTAAATCTCTGCACATAGTAAATAAAACTTTGAAAATTGGGCTGAAAATTAGCCAGTGACAGTTAGCTGATAACATATAGAGTACTGATTAGTTTATCTATGTCTTCTATCTTCCTCTGTTGTATCTAGCGCAAAACCTCCCACACAACGCAGGTCAGAGCCCTTTACGATTTCAAGGCAGAAGAGGCGGACGAGCTGGAGTTCAGTGCAGGGGATATCATTGAGGTTTTGGAGGTCTCTGACCAGACCTGGTGGAAAGGTCAGCTAAGGGGCAAAAAAGGCCTTTTCCCCTCCAACTACACCAAACCCATCTGAGAGGACCGCCCACAGACAAACATCTGTAAAACTACTGCAACTTTTTAGTCAAACGTCTAATGctggttttgtttgtgtttttgagaTTAAATTTCAAACTTAGAGCAACTCAAAACTGCTAGCAGGAAAAGGCTCACCAATACACCAAGCATGTGAGATTTTAATTTTCATCATGTCAAGGATAGCGTTCATGTTTGTCATTGACAAAACATAAAAAGCCAAAGTCAagattaaaacatgttttttttctgttttttaatgaaaaagtaTTTCATGTATCGATCTGTCCTGCCCAGTGGTGATGTCTAATTCAGTGCTATTTGGAAAAGTATTTAAGTTTCAATTGTAAGGTACCTAATGCTACTATTTCAGAGAGAAATCATTCcatttacaaatgcattttatgCATGATCAGTGCACCACATGAATGCTActctgtaaacttttttttgtcagcCTTATGATTAAGTTGGTTGTACTTTTTGATCACATCATGGTGTTGGATTCCTAACAAGGCCCATGTTTTATTACCGTAATTTATGAACTTTTGAAGTTGTTGCTGATTGCTCAGACTCCACACAACAAAAAGGTATTGCGCAGACATATTATAAGTAAACCATCCAGTGGGTTCAGtcatgtgtgtgtccatgtctgaaaagtaataaaagcattttagGACACTCTGAAGTCTAAAAGTAAAAGTTCCTGTGTGTCATGTACCGTATACTAATAATAAAGCAGATCTATATTCCAGTATTTCAGTATTCGGTTGTGGCCAGAGTATTTTAAGAAcaacacaaatgtgttttagacATTCTCAAAATAGACCCCAGAagttgtttcactttatttaGGGCATATGACACTGCTTATCTTGTTTGGCCCACATATAAAGTGCGTGTTTGTTCAGTTTATTACCTGGGCTGACCTTATCAAGGCTGCTacgaaagaaaagaaaactcccAATAGCTTCAGAGTACGTGTTTCTATAGCTCTCAGGACAAACGTGGTGCATTCAATGTCTGTGTGTAATTTGGTCAATCTGACTGAAAGCAGAAATCTTTTCATCCTcacttttaaatttaaaaatgtatattattAATCATATTCATTTCTAAGACTCTCTGGATGTGTTTTGGTATGATTTGGGCTTCCACAATGAAAATTCCAAAACGAAAGTTACACAAAGGTTTTCACAGACGTTAACGCCCATTGCAGTGTCTCGTCTTCATCATTCCAATGGCAAGTGAAGAGTCCAAAGTCTCGGCTCAATCTCGGTGAGAATTCCGGTCAGGTGAGAAAAGTTTCCCAGTTTTATTGTAGTCTACCTGTATGTAGGTGTCACTCAGCAAACCCTGCTCGGGGTTAAGAAAGTTTCTGACCTTTATTGGTGCAAACCGCTAAAGCCACCATGGCCGAATCCCAGCTCACGGTTATGGAGGACGGGCGCATAGGAGTCAAAGTCCCGGAGACCAAGCCGGAGTTTTACTACAGTGAAGAGCAGCGAGCCGCTATTGAACTGCTGCTGAAGGAGGGCGATGGCGCCTTCAAAACAAGACTTAAAGAGGACAACACGAAGGACTTTCTGTCTGCCAGGGAAGTCAAGCTGTTAACGAACACTTTCAGACCGTACGACTCAGGGGATGACAGCAAGGCATCCACCTCCGGGTCGGAGCAGGGCGCCACCGGCACCGATGCGGATTCAGGGGTCCACTCCACCTACTGGCCCCAGATGTCGGACACAGAGGTGCCGCCGCTGGATATCGGGTGGCCCAGCGGGGCTTATTTTAAAGGGGTGACCCGAGTTTCCGTGCACACACACCCGCCCAAAGACAACGGACCGCACATTAAGGAGGTGGTGCGACGGCTCATCCAAGAGGCTAGCAAGGTGAGGAGTGTGGGTCCGATTCAACCTGTTTAAAAGTTTATGGCTAATAACGGGTATCCTTATAAATTCATAACGATCATAGTCTTATGTTAGTCTATGATAGTACTTTAAATACAGCCAATAACATGGGCAATACTAAAAATATGGAGTACATTTACGACAATTAATCACATTTCTGCTAATAGGTAGTTAGTAGGTAAAGATTAATTGCCTGTTAGAAGACAAGTGTCCAATGCTGCAAATTTTGGTATCGATCAGATACCAGAATTTGGTAAATAGAGCTGATACCAATACCGATACTTTGAACATTGAACATGTAGTGAAGAGCAATGTATCATtatgagagatgtcattatagTAATgagcagtttttttgttttgttttagatctGGATGTAAATGCATCTCCAAAGGACTTTGGGCTacttttttgtttacatgtgctttatgtaaacaaaaaagtatAGGTGTGCCGGTCAACACAAAAGATTCACACatttttacatgtgttttttttttttacatttccccAAAATTATGAATTAAACACAATTCAGTTggctacatactgaacttagaGGATAGAAACATGGTATTGATCTATAGCTAATAACAAGGTAGGTATCACTACTGTCGATATTTGGACAGGTGCGCTGATGGTAGTGATGGAGTACAGCCTAAAGTGGAGGAGCAACAGTGGGTGTTTTGTAAGTCAAGAGTGAGTGTGAGAGTGTAAAATGGGGGTGGAAGACACAGTTTTAagctttgcttgtttgtttcagCCTCGACAGGATGGTACGATCCGTTTACCACCCTTTGGAATTCAGTTTCCTCCAGTTACGCTCACAGCATGCTAGGCTATTTACTACTGTCATAAAAATGAGCTTCACAATCTTCAAGTAGTGGGGtcaatattaataaaattacAGATCTGAAGGAAAAAGAGGCAAGCAGGTTCAGAATGCAGAACTCAAAAGACTAGTTTGGTTATGGCTGTAGgcatgatttattttttcttttagttagttttttcttttaaaaaagataatttGGCTTGCAAACTATGATCATACGAAAATACCCAAATGAGACTGAGAATAGGTGGAGGGCGGGAATAGTGCAGGTGATTGTTTGCTGTGAATGGCAGTAGCTAATGCAAAATtgacaataataatacatacacaaacatagGTGGGTGGTAACTGTGTAACAAATGGATCCAGGGTGCTCTAACAACCTCCAGCACTTGTGTATGTTTTTCATTAGATAGACTGCAGGAATTTGTTCCAGTTAAAAAGGCTCTGTGTGGGAAACGttaaagcttttatttaaaatgagggCTCAGAATCATGAAACTCAAGCC
This window contains:
- the grap2b gene encoding GRB2-related adapter protein 2b produces the protein MEATAKFDFEAKAEDDLSFKRGDCLKILQTSGNWYRAEHNGAMGFVPKNYIDIHIPSWYQENTSRTDAQEILMSQPVGAFLIRSSRKPAPGDFSISVRHPADVQHFRVMRDSRGQYYLWSEKFPSLNQLVEYYKKKSISKQSLLLLKETQKEERGDSNKLLPPLPIFSPSDRAPSPAPRQRKTSHTTQVRALYDFKAEEADELEFSAGDIIEVLEVSDQTWWKGQLRGKKGLFPSNYTKPI